The Thermoanaerobaculia bacterium genome includes a region encoding these proteins:
- a CDS encoding GTP-binding protein, with protein sequence MSKEKFDRSKPHVNIGTIGHVDHGKTTLTAAITTVLSKKGLA encoded by the coding sequence ATGTCGAAAGAGAAGTTTGACCGCAGCAAGCCGCACGTCAACATCGGGACGATCGGGCACGTGGATCACGGGAAGACGACGCTGACGGCGGCGATCACGACGGTGTTGTCGAAGAAGGGGCTGGCGA